From the Halomonas sp. MCCC 1A13316 genome, the window TGATTCCGATCTTCATCGGTATCAGCGAGGCGGGCGCGATCCTGCGCGGGCTGGCCGGTGAGCGTTCTCCCCGGCCCATGACCCACGAGTTGCTGGGCGGCGTGCTTGATGGTCTCGACGTCACTTTGGAGCGGGTCTACGTCGATGCCATCGTCGGTCACACCTTTCTCGGCATGCTGGAACTGCGCCTGCCGGGGCGTGAAGAGACGCTGCTCATCGACAGCCGGCCCAGCGATGCCATCGCCTTGGCCCTCTATGCGGGGGCAAGCATTCACGTGGCGCCCAAAGTCCTCGAGGCGGCTCGGAATATCGAATACGAAGGCCTGGAAGAACAGGTCGTCGTGGCGCTGGGCATAAGCGTCACGCCGGCGACCGACGACTTGCGTGAGGCACTGGGCCTGCCCGACCGCCCCGGTGTGCTGGTCAGCGACGTGCGCGGGCCGGCGGCGGAGGCCGGGGTACGCCCCGGCGCGCTGCTGCTCGAGGTGAACGGAGAGGTTCCCGTCACGCCGCTGCGTTATCTTGAGCTGGTCCGCGATACCGCCGTGGAAGAAGACACCCGGCTGCGTTATTGGCAGGAGGGTGAGGAGAACGAGCTGAAGATCACCACCGACGTCCCCCCGCCGCAGCCCGTGCCGCGGCTGCGGCATGACGTGCCCGGCGTTCGTACCTGACCGTGTTAGAGAAGACACGAGGCGACAGTGCAAGATGGTCAGACCTCCCTGGCTGGCCGTTCGTCTTCTTCGTCAGAAAGTTTCCCACTCCTCCTCGGCAGTGTGCGCCTTGCGCGGCTTGGGATCCGTGGCAGGGCGCGGAAGCGCGGTGGGCCGAGCCGCAGGAACGACCCGTTGCTGTGCCTTCGGCTGTACGGACCTTTCCTCTCCAAGGACGAAGGTTCCGATCAGGTCGCCGAGGTGCTGTGCATGGCGGCGCATTTCGGCTGCGGCGGTAGAAGTCTGCTGCACCATGGCGGCGTTCTGCTGGGTCATGGTGTCCATCTCGGCCACGGCGGTATTGATCTGGCCGATGCCGGCGTTCTGTTCCCTTGCTCCGGCACTGATTTCGGCGATCACGTCGCTGACCCGCGCCACGCTGGAGACAATCTCCTGCATGGTGGCACCGGCACGCTGGACGATCTCGCTGCCGTCGCGGGCGTGGGCCACGGAGGTGTTGATCAGGGCACGGATCTCCTTGGCCGCTTCGCCGGAACGGCTGGCCAGGGTGCGCACTTCCTGGGCGACCACGGCGAAGCCGCGCCCGTGCTCGCCGGCGCGTGCCGCTTCCACCGAGGCGTTGAGAGCCAGGATATTGGTCTGGAAGGCGATGCCGTCGATCAGGCTGACGATCTCTGCGATGCGGCTGGATGAGGCGTCGATATCGGCCATGGTGCGCTCGACCCGCTGCATGGCGCTCTCCCCGTCGCGGGCGACCTGGGAGGTTGCCACCACCAACTGGTTGGCCTGTTCGGCCGATTCGGTGCTGTGGTTCACCGTGGCGGTGATCTCCTCCATCGAGGCTGAGGTCTCCTGCAGGTTGGCGGCAGCCTGCTCGGTGCGGGTGGCGAGCTCGTCGCTTCCCTGGGCAATTTCCTCGGCGGCCTGGTTTACGCTCGCGGTGCTACGGCGCACGTCACGCAGGGTATCCTGCATGCGCGAGACGAAGGCATTAAACTGGCTTGCCAGTTCACCGATCTCATCGCGGCTCTCCACCTTCAGCCGGCGGGTCAGGTCGCCTTGCCCCTTGGCGATGTCGCGCATGGCCTCGGCGGTGCGACGTATCGGTGCCACGGTACGGCGTACCAGCCAGATCGATACGATCGCTACGCCGACGAATAGTCCCAGCCCCAGCAACGATGAGAACAGGATGGCGCGACGTAGAGAGGCGGCTGACTGGGCCTTGGCGCTGGCCATCGCAGCGTCGATCTCGGTAGCGTAGACGCCGGCGCCGATCATCAAGCCCAGTTCGGGCACATTGGCTGCGTAAGAGTACTTGGGTTCGACGGTGCCCGTGCTCGGATGCTCCCACGGATACTCATAGAAATCGCCTCCCCGCTGCGCTGCGGCGATCAGGTCGCGGAGGATGTAGGAACCATCCGGGGCCTGTAGGTCCCACATGTTCGTGCCTTCGCGCTCGGGCATCGGTGCGGTGACCACGTTTAGGCCGTCGTACTGGTAGGCGAAGATGTAGTTGCTACCTTCGAACTTGATGGAGCGCAGTATCTCGGCAGCTCGCTCGCGCCGCTCGGCATCGCTGAGGCCCGGAGCTTGCAGCACCGGTTCGATGGCGGTGTGGGCGCTCTCTACCACATCGCGAACGCCGGCCTTTCGGGTGTCGATGAGCAGTTGGCGCTGCCGGTCGAGGGCGTCGAGATTGTCCTGTATCCGGCTGTAGGCATCCAGGACGACCAGGCCGACGGTGGTGATCAACAGTGGGACCAGGACCAGGAGCAGGAGGCGAGCCTGAAGGCTCAGTGCAAATGAGGCCTTGGGAGCTGATGCTTGCATTGCGAAACCTCGGAGATGGAAGTGTACTGATACGATCGTAAGCACTTACTTACATCGGCCGATTTCAGCGATTCTTTAGGTCTTCCTCACTCTCCGCGGCTACGACATTAGTCCGACAGTGGCCTCATAGGAGTGGTTTCAGGGAGTATCGCGCAGGCGAGTCAGGCCCTCCTGAGCGGTAGAGGCGACCAGCCGGCCGCTGCGGTCGAAGATGCTGCCGCGGGCGAAGCCACGAGCGCCGCCGGCCCAGGGGCTGTCCATCTCGTAGAGCAGCCAGTCATTGACCTTGACGTCATGATGGAACCATAGCGCGTGATCGAGACTGGCGATCTGCAGCTTGGGATCGCGGAAGGTAATGCCATGTGGCACCAGGGCCGTGGTCAGCAGATTGAAGTCGGAACTGTAGGCCAGCAGGTAGCGATGCAGCGCC encodes:
- a CDS encoding bifunctional nuclease family protein, whose product is MPLSNRWHYLLSLLCGAVLLAGPLAAGARELAAEIGEMVEVEVATVGLAGFGGPPVVLLREPGVREVIPIFIGISEAGAILRGLAGERSPRPMTHELLGGVLDGLDVTLERVYVDAIVGHTFLGMLELRLPGREETLLIDSRPSDAIALALYAGASIHVAPKVLEAARNIEYEGLEEQVVVALGISVTPATDDLREALGLPDRPGVLVSDVRGPAAEAGVRPGALLLEVNGEVPVTPLRYLELVRDTAVEEDTRLRYWQEGEENELKITTDVPPPQPVPRLRHDVPGVRT
- a CDS encoding methyl-accepting chemotaxis protein — encoded protein: MQASAPKASFALSLQARLLLLVLVPLLITTVGLVVLDAYSRIQDNLDALDRQRQLLIDTRKAGVRDVVESAHTAIEPVLQAPGLSDAERRERAAEILRSIKFEGSNYIFAYQYDGLNVVTAPMPEREGTNMWDLQAPDGSYILRDLIAAAQRGGDFYEYPWEHPSTGTVEPKYSYAANVPELGLMIGAGVYATEIDAAMASAKAQSAASLRRAILFSSLLGLGLFVGVAIVSIWLVRRTVAPIRRTAEAMRDIAKGQGDLTRRLKVESRDEIGELASQFNAFVSRMQDTLRDVRRSTASVNQAAEEIAQGSDELATRTEQAAANLQETSASMEEITATVNHSTESAEQANQLVVATSQVARDGESAMQRVERTMADIDASSSRIAEIVSLIDGIAFQTNILALNASVEAARAGEHGRGFAVVAQEVRTLASRSGEAAKEIRALINTSVAHARDGSEIVQRAGATMQEIVSSVARVSDVIAEISAGAREQNAGIGQINTAVAEMDTMTQQNAAMVQQTSTAAAEMRRHAQHLGDLIGTFVLGEERSVQPKAQQRVVPAARPTALPRPATDPKPRKAHTAEEEWETF